From the genome of Pungitius pungitius chromosome 20, fPunPun2.1, whole genome shotgun sequence:
GGAATGTTGCTAAGAGTTTAAGAGGTTTGTACACAAGCACGGTTTTAAGATAATTTGGAGGCTAATCATGGTCAGACAACCACTTATAGAAGTTAGGAGTTCTGCAATCTATAAGTCTATGCTTTCATTGAACAAAAATTTGCATAAATGCTGGGTTTCATAATGATTTACGTATCATTTCCACAGATGTTAAATTAGGTTATTGATCTTTTCTTTGAATAAATCCAAAGAAGACCCAAGTTGGTACACGAACATCTAACATTTAATCGTTGTTCAATTGATGTGAAGCCTGCCTGGAACGGTTTCATTGTTTCTGCATTGTTAAAACCTCTGCTGTCAagtcaaatgttttcattttttaacatgGGTCTAATTTAAAAGAATCTCAAGCTCACTAATATCTAAATTATCTGTAAAAGATGGCTGAAGAGCCAACCTTagatattatttcatttttaacaaaataCTAGTGCAAAACGTTTTGCTTTGGTCTCctctaataaaataaaactagcATTACATTTATCCATTCAGTCTGGTTTATTTGTGGTTATGTAATTACAGTGTGGTCAATGGTTTAGTATGACTAGTGCTGCTACTGGCCTTTTAATGCAGTGATCCGGTTTAGACTAGTTGTCAGATACCACGTTTTAGGCTACATATCGTACATTCAAAAGGATGTAAACTACTCCACTAGTGATGTACTCACCGTGTTATTGACATCCAGAGAATCCAATACACAAGACACAACGAAATGTGCACACAACTTGTTAGCATCGATACATTTGAGGAAAGTTTATGTAAGAAAAATATTAACTTTATTTGTGTAGCAAAATATACAGTAAGTATAAAACACATGTAATATAGGCAGCAACATAACTATAGTCTGACTTGGCGGGGTGGTAATAGTAATTTTACATAATACAAATTCCAATATAATAAGTACATTTTCAGTCAATAATTATAAATTGCACTCTATTTCATTACACTGTACATTTCTGTATGTTGAACCACAAATGCAAAGTTAAGTAGTCGTTTCTCTCAGGGAATCATCAACTTCATTTTAAGAAGCAAAGAACACGAGAGGGCACGACATGACATGCCGGGCTTCTGCAAAGGGGAAAGGCGTGATCAAAATATAGGTGCAGCTCAGTAATGAGTACATACAGAAACATAAACATTGTTTCTGTGTGGGTCAGAGAGAAACAGACTTGGCCGTTACTCCAGTCACGTGCAGTTGCtgctaaaaatgtatttaaaagacGTGTTATgtccgtgtttttcttttccaaattgCAGATAATTTGCAACTGTGAATACAAAACCAATATGTGCTGTTTCCTGTTTGCCATTAACACGGTTGCCCCTGCGTGGTGCTGTTGAAGATTACAAATCTTTCTGTAGCCCATGTGTAGACCATTTTAGGCCACTAATAgtcttttgacatttttcatcCTCAGAAGAAATTGAAAGACTAGCAATATCCTCAACTGTATCTGTCATAATCAGTATTCTTGGCCAGTTGCTTAGTTTTCCTTAATATGATAACTCCTAAACTTAAAATTGATGACATCTTTTGGATTTGTATGTTATTGTTTGTGTCTCCAGGTGTGTCAGAATTTTTGCTCTTTAATACGAGTTGGATCTTTAAGTTGCAGCTGTGCTGTAAATCCGTGAAGATTGCACAGTTTGATAAATAAAGTAAACCACAAGCAAATACATATTTTCCCAATGGAAATGTTTGGAACATAACAGCTgccatgtttctgtgtgtgacaGGAAGCTTTCTGTGCAATTTTCAACAGTAGTATCTTCTTCCAGATGTTTCTGCCGAAATTggcgggcgcacacacacacacacacacacacacacacacacacacacacacacacacacacacacacacacacacacacacacacacagacacacacacacagtatgtccAGAAACCAAATGGTACAATTATTATGGTAGAAGAAAGATAAACAGCATCACAGTTGATCAGTGTTTTTCCACAGAATAAAGCAAGGAGTTTATTATCAACCATTCGAGGTCTCATGTCGGCACCTCAGTCGAGGTCTCTTAACTTCTTTCCAGTTTCTGTAGCGTTTTTGCAGCTGTACAGCCACTTGATGACCCTCGCGTTGCGCTCAATGACTGACGTCCCCTGACTTGTCTTCTCCAGCAACTCGTCCTCCAGCAGGCCGTCGCTGTCCCCGCTGTCCCTGGAGAAGCAGTTGTCCGACGTGGAAGCGCCGGCACTTCCGTCCGAGCGCGTCGAGAAGTTCTCCTTCCCCAAAGACTCCACAACATCCGCACCCAGCCCacaataattgaaaaaaacatcaaagtcCGCGATGCTTTTGGAGTACCTGGAGCTGATGTCAGAGTGAGACCGGCCTACCGCTTTGCCGGACCTCCTTTCAAACTCGGGGATCGTCAGCAGACCGGATTTCCTCTGGGATCCCGTTGTGGCCTTTGGGCCGGTGTTGCGGTCTGCTGCGCTGCGCTGCTCTGCCGCTccattcctcctcctttcctgcgGGACGGCTTCCGCCTCGCTGCGCTCACCTTCGCGCTCCCTTTCTGTTGGATCGGGTATCGGCACCTTTTTACGCGCGGAGCCGAGCGACAACTCGCACGTTCCGCGGGGTTTCCGGTTGCCCGCCGACGTTGTCAGCAACTCGCATTTCTGCCTGTAAAACAGCAGCGAGTCCCGTCGTTTTTTGGAGCTGGACCGACGCACCTGCCCGGGCGAGGGCGAGCCGGCGATCTGAGGGCCGCACGCCGCCGTCCTCGAGTCACTCCCGACGCAGAGGTTCTCACGGCGCCTCGAGCTTAGGTTTGAGGATCCGCTGCTGCACACAGAGGCCAATCCAAGGCCGACGAGTGGCTCCTGAGTTGAGTTGACCACCGGCTTGCTCTTGACGTATTTGAGTTTGGTCGCAGCGAGCCTCTCCACCGCACTCATGCGTCCTTTTGTCTCACTCTCAAGTTCCATTTGCTTTCGGAGGTATTCGGGCCCCTTCTCCAGGATTTTTGTGGTTCCACTGATCGCCTCCATTGTGGTTTGAACATTCAAATCAGTTATTTCCCCCCAAAGAGTGGGCGATCTTTAAGCGTGGGCTCTTCTCAGGTAAAAAGATTCCATTCAGGCCCGTGCTTTGCCTGAGCATGTGTTACAACAGGAGGCTTCACCATGTCTGTACAAACAAAGACCACACTACCCCACCCATCTTGTGCAAGGCGAGTTCTAACCAAACACAAGCCTGTTCAAAGTACACCTGATACCAAGTGAGTGAAAGCTGACGCGGATGTTTTCTTCCCGTGTCCTCGAGGGAATGTGGGCCTTCATCCCTGTTGCTCAATTTCTGAAAAAGTCTGATGTGAATTCCTACTAAGAAAAAAGTTTTGATGAATGGTTTTGTCCACATCTTTACATCATACAGAGTTTGTCTGCCCTGTAACTGTAATTTTAATCTGCCGACAATCAAAACAGTGTTGTGCGATTCTAAAGATATCTGATGAGATATTATGACACTAGCTATATTTTGAGTTATAATTGGATGAAAAAGTAACACTGAACGCTGAAAGAAACACTCTTTAATGGTCCAACAAAAACACTCTAATCTattcaaacacaataaaaccatgtgaataaacaaaaacattaaaaaaaattccatcaACATCAACTATGTATTTCTGTAAGTGTGCAGGTAAACGTAAACATTTGCAAGTGTAGTGTCCCACAGTGGAATCCAGAAGGACAGGCGGAGCAGCTGATCAAACGAATATGCACATTGATGATAATCAACCAACATACTAATAAAAACGTTGGCAACAGAATAAGTTGAGTTTGCAACAACAGCCAAAAAACCCTCCTTATGAGCTCAGCTTGATTCTATCCAGCAGTGTTTCTGAGTGAGTGACTGCACTTTGCTCAACTCTACAGCAGATCCTGGCCCAGGGATTTCTACAGCGAGAAATGTGGTCTCTGTAGGCAACGCTGgccccaaaaacaaaccaaactggACCAACCGGATCTATTCATTTTATTCTCTAAagcttatttattatttaacaagaAATCTGTCAATTTGGCAATAGTGTTCTTGGAATAGAATATAATTGGCATTGTATGGTAGATCTGAGGATATTTCCATCTGTTGACTTTCATATATGGTTCTGGCTGTTGCTTTCAAAGGACACGGTTAGATGTGACTGATTGCTTGgaagaaaacagagaaaaaagtaTAACCAGGAATTGATGTGATCGTGTTCATGTTTTTATAATTTCCATGGGGATTCTGCAGTATTTACTTGTACTTTATGCTTCCTTGACCTCCACTCCCAATGAATTATCATCTTATGCCCTCGGGAAAAGTTCTCCAATTTTGAGGTCTGGTGCTCAGCCAGAGGTATGAAAGATGTGGCATTGTGACTAAGAACAAGTCGTTCttataaaaatatgtttaaactgGCTACTTTTTTGATTAGGACTACGAGTTCAAGCTTTAATTGAATTGtcttatatatatttacacaggTACATATATAAAACCTGACCTTGGCATTCGTCTAATTTAAAGCACTTAGGAGCAGTGGGCTTCTGTAAAAGATTTGGGGAGCAACTTGGCATccagtgtctccatcatgggCACTTCAAGATACGGATTGAACCTTGGGGTTAAAGGAAAAGTCCCGCAATGTTTTGAAGGACTCCACTATGATTGATACTCATTATGCAAGTTCTACCACAAAAGGCAGTTGAACACCATTTGTTAGacaatttgaaatattaaaaatgaaacaaaaacactagGTGTAATATAAAtagcagcaacaaaaacaagtccCTTGGCAGATATTTTAACATTCAAATTTAGACACAAATCACAGATGTCCCATCAACTTGAACTACCAAGCGTCATTGAAGTAGCGGGTCCGCCTACTCTGGTACCATCCCGCGCTCATTCTTGCAGAGCGCCCTTTAAGTGCAGCTTCATCCAGTTTGTCACGATCGAGTCAGGTCTATGTTAAGAAGTGCATACAACAGGCACCGTCCTGTCTTTGCTGGATTAGTAGATGAAAAGCGACGGAAAGTGTTGAGATGTTTAGATGTTTCAGTGCATATCTGGCAGAGATATATTGCTATCTAGCCACCTGTGTGGCTATAAAGAAAAGGGTAATCAAAAACAAGCATCTCAAAATGTAACAAGTacttgttgcacacacacagatacacacatacacacacacacacacccacacacacacacacacacacacacacacactgccatcaAAAACCTCCTATGTCACATTGTTTGAAGTGTTGCAGTAGAAAGTGCAGTGATACCATGCCTTCACAATGGTGTGTTTTTGACTTCTTGGTGAAATCTGTTTCTTTGTAATTGTataaaagaggggaggggggggggggtgtggaggaggTCCAAGTGATAACGGGCACATG
Proteins encoded in this window:
- the fam110c gene encoding protein FAM110C: MEAISGTTKILEKGPEYLRKQMELESETKGRMSAVERLAATKLKYVKSKPVVNSTQEPLVGLGLASVCSSGSSNLSSRRRENLCVGSDSRTAACGPQIAGSPSPGQVRRSSSKKRRDSLLFYRQKCELLTTSAGNRKPRGTCELSLGSARKKVPIPDPTEREREGERSEAEAVPQERRRNGAAEQRSAADRNTGPKATTGSQRKSGLLTIPEFERRSGKAVGRSHSDISSRYSKSIADFDVFFNYCGLGADVVESLGKENFSTRSDGSAGASTSDNCFSRDSGDSDGLLEDELLEKTSQGTSVIERNARVIKWLYSCKNATETGKKLRDLD